In a genomic window of Rhinolophus ferrumequinum isolate MPI-CBG mRhiFer1 chromosome 2, mRhiFer1_v1.p, whole genome shotgun sequence:
- the COL6A2 gene encoding collagen alpha-2(VI) chain isoform X2, whose product MLRGPCSALLLWGLLGTLHAQQQEVIAPGTSERNSCPEKADCPVNVYFVLDTSESVTMQSPTDSLLYHMQQFVPQFISQLQDELYLDQVALSWRYGGLHFSDQVEVFSPPGSDRASFTKSLQAIRSFRRGTFTDCALGNMTREVRQHGAKGVVNFAVVITDGHVTGSPCGGIKLQAERAREEGIRLFAVAPNRNLNEQGLRDIASMPLELYRSNYATMRPDSTEIDQDTINRIIKVMKHEAYGECYKVSCLEIPGPPGPKGYRGQKGAKGNMGEPGEPGQKGRQGDPGIEGPIGFPGPKGVPGFKGEKGEFGADGRKGASGLAGKNGTDGQKGKLGRIGPPGCKGDPGSRGPDGYPGDAGSPGEPGDQGAKGDAGRPGRRGPPGDNGAKGSKGYQGNNGAPGSSGVKGAKGGPGPRGPKGETGRRGDPGTKGSPGSEGPKGEKGDPGPEGPRGLAGEVGGKGAKGDRGLPGPRGPQGALGEPGKQGSRGDPGDAGPRGDSGQPGPKGDPGRPGFSYPGPRGTPGEKGEPGPRGPEGGRGDFGVKGAPGQKGEKGEPADPGPPGEPGPRGPRGAPGPEGEPGPPGDPGLTECDVMTYVRETCGCCDCEKRCGALDVVFVIDSSESIGYTNFTLEKNFVINVVNRLGAIAKDPKSETGTRVGVVQYSHEGTFEAIQLDDERIDSLSSFKEAVKNLEWIAGGTWTPSALKFAYNKLIKESRRKKTRVFAVVITDGRHDPRDDDLNLRALCNHEVTVTAIGIGDMFHEKHESENLNSIACDKPQQVRNMTLFSDLVAEKFIDDMEDVLCPDPQIVCPDLPCQTDGPRPGSEPLVTFLRTEEGPDTSFPKSVPLIQQLLNATELTQDPASYSRLVAVLVYTAERAKFATGGERQDWVQLFIDTFKLVHRDVVGDPETALALC is encoded by the exons ATGCTGCGAggcccctgctctgccctcctgctCTGGGGGCTCCTGGGGACGCTCCACGCCCAGCAGCAGGAGGTCATCGCACCCGGCACCTCCGAGAGAAACAGCTGCCCAG AGAAGGCCGACTGCCCGGTCAACGTGTACTTCGTGCTGGACACCTCGGAGAGCGTCACCATGCAGTCCCCCACCGACAGCCTCCTGTACCACATGCAGCAGTTCGTGCCGCAGTTCATCAGCCAGCTGCAGGACGAGCTGTACCTGGACCAGGTGGCCCTAAGCTGGCGCTACGGCGGCCTGCACTTCTCCGACCAGGTGGAGGTGTTCAGCCCACCCGGCAGTGACCGGGCGTCCTTCACCAAGAGCCTGCAGGCCATCCGCTCCTTCCGCCGCGGCACGTTCACCGACTGCGCGCTGGGCAACATGACCAGGGAGGTCCGGCAGCACGGGGCCAAGGGAGTGGTCAACTTCGCGGTGGTCATCACCGATGGCCACGTCACCGGCAGCCCGTGCGGCGGCATCAAGCTGCAGGCCGAGCGGGCCCGCGAGGAGGGCATCCGGCTCTTCGCCGTGGCCCCCAACCGGAACCTGAACGAGCAGGGCCTGCGCGACATCGCCAGCATGCCCCTGGAGCTCTACCGCAGCAACTACGCCACCATGCGGCCCGATTCCACCGAGATCGACCAGGACACCATCAACCGCATCATCAAGGTCATG AAACATGAGGCCTATGGAGAG TGCTACAAGGTGAGCTGTCTGGAGATCCCTGGGCCCCCTGGCCCCAAGGGCTACCGTGGACAGAAG ggTGCCAAGGGCAACATGGGTGAACCTGGAGAGCCTGGACAGAAGGGGCGACAG GGCGATCCAGGCATCGAAGGGCCCATCGGATTCCCAGGACCCAAG GGTGTTCCTGGTTTCAAAGGAGAGAAG GGAGAATTTGGAGCGGATGGGCGGAAG gGTGCCAGTGGCCTGGCTGGCAAGAATGGGACTGACGGACAGAAG GGCAAGCTGGGGCGCATCGGACCTCCTGGCTGCAAGGGCGACCCCGGGAGTCGG GGCCCCGACGGCTATCCAGGGGATGCAGGCAGCCCTGGGGAGCCAGGAGACCAAGGAGCCAAG GGGGATGCTGGCCGCCCAGGACGCAGAGGACCCCCAGGAGACAACGGGGCCAAGGGGAGCAAG GGCTATCAAGGCAACAACGGAGCCCCAGGAAGCTCTGGTGTGAAAGGAGCCAAAGGCGGGCCTGGGCCCCGAGGACCCAAAGGCGAGACC GGGCGCAGGGGAGACCCCGGAACCAAGGGCAGCCCGGGCAGCGAGGGCCCCAAAGGCGAGAAG GGGGACCCTGGCCCCGAGGGGCCCCGGGGCCTGGCCGGGGAGGTTGGTGGCAAAGGAGCTAAG GGAGACCGAGGCCTGCCTGGACCCAGAGGTCCCCAGGGGGCTCTCGGGGAGCCCGGGAAGCAG GGATCTCGGGGAGACCCCGGTGATGCTGGTCCCCGTGGAGACTCGGGACAGCCTGGCCCCAAG gGAGACCCTGGAAGGCCTGGGTTCAGCTACCCAGGACCCCGAGGCACACCC ggagagaaaggagagccaGGACCGCGCGGCCCCGAG GGGGGCAGAGGCGACTTCGGTGTGAAAGGAGCACCTgggcagaaaggagagaaaggggaaccT GCAGACCCTGGTCCCCCTGGCGAGCCAGGCCCTCGGGGGCCAAGAGGAGCCCCAGGACCTGAG GGAGAGCCCGGCCCCCCTGGAGACCCTGGCCTCACG GAGTGCGATGTCATGACCTACGTACGGGAGACGTGCGGGTGCTGTG ACTGCGAGAAGCGGTGTGGTGCCCTGGATGTGGTGTTTGTCATCGACAGCTCTGAGAGCATAGGCTACACCAACTTCACGCTAGAGAAGAACTTCGTCATCAACGTGGTCAACAGGCTGGGGGCCATCGCCAAGGACCCCAAGTCCGAGACTG GGACCCGCGTCGGTGTCGTGCAGTACAGCCACGAGGGCACCTTCGAGGCCATCCAGCTGGACGACGAGCGCATCGACTCGCTGTCCAGCTTCAAGGAGGCCGTCAAGAACCTCGAGTGGATCGCAGGCGGCACCTGGACGCCCTCGGCCCTCAAGTTCGCCTATAACAAGCTCATCAAGGAGAGCCGGCGGAAGAAGACGCGCGTGTTTGCGGTGGTCATCACTGACGGCCGCCACGACCCTCGGGATGACGACCTGAACCTGCGGGCGCTGTGTAACCACGAGGTCACCGTGACAGCTATCGGCATCGGGGACATGTTCCACGAGAAGCACGAAAGCGAGAACCTCAACTCCATTGCCTGCGACAAGCCCCAGCAGGTGCGCAACATGACGCTCTTCTCTGACCTGGTGGCCGAGAAGTTCATCGACGACATGGAGGACGTCCTGTGCCCGG aCCCCCAGATCGTGTGCCCGGACCTTCCCTGCCAAACAG ATGGACCGCGGCCTGGCAGCGAGCCCCTGGTCACCTTCCTCCGCACGGAAGAGGGCCCAGACACCTCCTTTCCCAAGAGCGTCCCCCTGATCCAACAGTTGCTAAACGCCACGGAGCTCACGCAGGACCCGGCCTCCTACTCCAGGCTGGTGGCCGTGCTGGTCTACACCGCCGAGCGGGCCAAGTTCGCCACAGGAGGCGAGCGGCAGGACTGGGTGCAGCTGTTCATTGACACCTTTAAGCTGGTGCACAGGGACGTTGTGGGCGACCCGGAGACCGCACTGGCTCTCTGCTGA
- the COL6A2 gene encoding collagen alpha-2(VI) chain isoform X1, with protein MLRGPCSALLLWGLLGTLHAQQQEVIAPGTSERNSCPEKADCPVNVYFVLDTSESVTMQSPTDSLLYHMQQFVPQFISQLQDELYLDQVALSWRYGGLHFSDQVEVFSPPGSDRASFTKSLQAIRSFRRGTFTDCALGNMTREVRQHGAKGVVNFAVVITDGHVTGSPCGGIKLQAERAREEGIRLFAVAPNRNLNEQGLRDIASMPLELYRSNYATMRPDSTEIDQDTINRIIKVMKHEAYGECYKVSCLEIPGPPGPKGYRGQKGAKGNMGEPGEPGQKGRQGDPGIEGPIGFPGPKGVPGFKGEKGEFGADGRKGASGLAGKNGTDGQKGKLGRIGPPGCKGDPGSRGPDGYPGDAGSPGEPGDQGAKGDAGRPGRRGPPGDNGAKGSKGYQGNNGAPGSSGVKGAKGGPGPRGPKGETGRRGDPGTKGSPGSEGPKGEKGDPGPEGPRGLAGEVGGKGAKGDRGLPGPRGPQGALGEPGKQGSRGDPGDAGPRGDSGQPGPKGDPGRPGFSYPGPRGTPGEKGEPGPRGPEGGRGDFGVKGAPGQKGEKGEPADPGPPGEPGPRGPRGAPGPEGEPGPPGDPGLTECDVMTYVRETCGCCDCEKRCGALDVVFVIDSSESIGYTNFTLEKNFVINVVNRLGAIAKDPKSETGTRVGVVQYSHEGTFEAIQLDDERIDSLSSFKEAVKNLEWIAGGTWTPSALKFAYNKLIKESRRKKTRVFAVVITDGRHDPRDDDLNLRALCNHEVTVTAIGIGDMFHEKHESENLNSIACDKPQQVRNMTLFSDLVAEKFIDDMEDVLCPDPQIVCPDLPCQTELYVAQCTQRPVDIVFLLDGSERLGEQNFYKVRHFVEEVSRRLTLARRDDDPLNARVALLQFGGPNEQQVAFPLTSNLTVIHEALESASYLNSFSHVSSGIVHAINQVVLGTRPGARRHAELAFVFLTDGVTGNHSLEEAVHSMRKQNVVPSVVAVGDDVDMDVLSKISLGDTAAIFREKDYDSLAQPGFFDRFIRWIC; from the exons ATGCTGCGAggcccctgctctgccctcctgctCTGGGGGCTCCTGGGGACGCTCCACGCCCAGCAGCAGGAGGTCATCGCACCCGGCACCTCCGAGAGAAACAGCTGCCCAG AGAAGGCCGACTGCCCGGTCAACGTGTACTTCGTGCTGGACACCTCGGAGAGCGTCACCATGCAGTCCCCCACCGACAGCCTCCTGTACCACATGCAGCAGTTCGTGCCGCAGTTCATCAGCCAGCTGCAGGACGAGCTGTACCTGGACCAGGTGGCCCTAAGCTGGCGCTACGGCGGCCTGCACTTCTCCGACCAGGTGGAGGTGTTCAGCCCACCCGGCAGTGACCGGGCGTCCTTCACCAAGAGCCTGCAGGCCATCCGCTCCTTCCGCCGCGGCACGTTCACCGACTGCGCGCTGGGCAACATGACCAGGGAGGTCCGGCAGCACGGGGCCAAGGGAGTGGTCAACTTCGCGGTGGTCATCACCGATGGCCACGTCACCGGCAGCCCGTGCGGCGGCATCAAGCTGCAGGCCGAGCGGGCCCGCGAGGAGGGCATCCGGCTCTTCGCCGTGGCCCCCAACCGGAACCTGAACGAGCAGGGCCTGCGCGACATCGCCAGCATGCCCCTGGAGCTCTACCGCAGCAACTACGCCACCATGCGGCCCGATTCCACCGAGATCGACCAGGACACCATCAACCGCATCATCAAGGTCATG AAACATGAGGCCTATGGAGAG TGCTACAAGGTGAGCTGTCTGGAGATCCCTGGGCCCCCTGGCCCCAAGGGCTACCGTGGACAGAAG ggTGCCAAGGGCAACATGGGTGAACCTGGAGAGCCTGGACAGAAGGGGCGACAG GGCGATCCAGGCATCGAAGGGCCCATCGGATTCCCAGGACCCAAG GGTGTTCCTGGTTTCAAAGGAGAGAAG GGAGAATTTGGAGCGGATGGGCGGAAG gGTGCCAGTGGCCTGGCTGGCAAGAATGGGACTGACGGACAGAAG GGCAAGCTGGGGCGCATCGGACCTCCTGGCTGCAAGGGCGACCCCGGGAGTCGG GGCCCCGACGGCTATCCAGGGGATGCAGGCAGCCCTGGGGAGCCAGGAGACCAAGGAGCCAAG GGGGATGCTGGCCGCCCAGGACGCAGAGGACCCCCAGGAGACAACGGGGCCAAGGGGAGCAAG GGCTATCAAGGCAACAACGGAGCCCCAGGAAGCTCTGGTGTGAAAGGAGCCAAAGGCGGGCCTGGGCCCCGAGGACCCAAAGGCGAGACC GGGCGCAGGGGAGACCCCGGAACCAAGGGCAGCCCGGGCAGCGAGGGCCCCAAAGGCGAGAAG GGGGACCCTGGCCCCGAGGGGCCCCGGGGCCTGGCCGGGGAGGTTGGTGGCAAAGGAGCTAAG GGAGACCGAGGCCTGCCTGGACCCAGAGGTCCCCAGGGGGCTCTCGGGGAGCCCGGGAAGCAG GGATCTCGGGGAGACCCCGGTGATGCTGGTCCCCGTGGAGACTCGGGACAGCCTGGCCCCAAG gGAGACCCTGGAAGGCCTGGGTTCAGCTACCCAGGACCCCGAGGCACACCC ggagagaaaggagagccaGGACCGCGCGGCCCCGAG GGGGGCAGAGGCGACTTCGGTGTGAAAGGAGCACCTgggcagaaaggagagaaaggggaaccT GCAGACCCTGGTCCCCCTGGCGAGCCAGGCCCTCGGGGGCCAAGAGGAGCCCCAGGACCTGAG GGAGAGCCCGGCCCCCCTGGAGACCCTGGCCTCACG GAGTGCGATGTCATGACCTACGTACGGGAGACGTGCGGGTGCTGTG ACTGCGAGAAGCGGTGTGGTGCCCTGGATGTGGTGTTTGTCATCGACAGCTCTGAGAGCATAGGCTACACCAACTTCACGCTAGAGAAGAACTTCGTCATCAACGTGGTCAACAGGCTGGGGGCCATCGCCAAGGACCCCAAGTCCGAGACTG GGACCCGCGTCGGTGTCGTGCAGTACAGCCACGAGGGCACCTTCGAGGCCATCCAGCTGGACGACGAGCGCATCGACTCGCTGTCCAGCTTCAAGGAGGCCGTCAAGAACCTCGAGTGGATCGCAGGCGGCACCTGGACGCCCTCGGCCCTCAAGTTCGCCTATAACAAGCTCATCAAGGAGAGCCGGCGGAAGAAGACGCGCGTGTTTGCGGTGGTCATCACTGACGGCCGCCACGACCCTCGGGATGACGACCTGAACCTGCGGGCGCTGTGTAACCACGAGGTCACCGTGACAGCTATCGGCATCGGGGACATGTTCCACGAGAAGCACGAAAGCGAGAACCTCAACTCCATTGCCTGCGACAAGCCCCAGCAGGTGCGCAACATGACGCTCTTCTCTGACCTGGTGGCCGAGAAGTTCATCGACGACATGGAGGACGTCCTGTGCCCGG aCCCCCAGATCGTGTGCCCGGACCTTCCCTGCCAAACAG AGCTGTACGTGGCCCAGTGCACACAGCGGCCAGTGGACATCGTCTTCCTGCTGGACGGCTCCGAGCGGCTGGGGGAGCAGAACTTCTACAAGGTCCGGCACTTCGTGGAGGAGGTGTCCCGGCGGCTGACACTGGCACGCAGGGACGATGACCCACTCAACGCACGTGTGGCCCTGCTGCAGTTTGGGGGGCCGAACGAGCAGCAGGTGGCCTTCCCGCTGACCTCCAACCTGACGGTCATCCACGAGGCGCTGGAGAGCGCGAGCTACCTCAACTCCTTCTCACACGTGAGCTCAGGCATCGTGCATGCCATCAACCAGGTGGTGCTCGGCACACGGCCCGGGGCGCGCCGCCATGCTGAGCTGGCCTTCGTGTTCCTCACGGACGGCGTTACGGGCAACCACAGCCTGGAGGAGGCGGTGCACTCCATGCGCAAGCAGAACGTGGTGCCTTCCGTGGTGGCCGTGGGCGATGACGTGGACATGGACGTGCTCTCCAAGATCAGTCTGGGTGACACAGCCGCCATCTTCCGCGAGAAGGACTACGACAGCCTGGCTCAGCCCGGCTTCTTCGACAGGTTCATCCGCTGGATCTGCTAG